The following proteins come from a genomic window of Miscanthus floridulus cultivar M001 chromosome 2, ASM1932011v1, whole genome shotgun sequence:
- the LOC136536375 gene encoding uncharacterized protein produces the protein MWEIVHDGFVPPIDPENPTQIEYRNVHLNSQATSVLLSALSGDEYNKVMGVKVTKQIWDTLHIAHEGVDKVRKSKIDMLMARLNRFVILDGERMQEMFDRLMAIVGRIRGLGKYELNDHKVVKIMLEAYLPRNETLVTLI, from the coding sequence ATGTGGGAGATTGTTCACGATGGTTTTGTACCACCGATCGACCCAGAAAACCCAACACAAATCGAGTACCGCAACGTCCATCTCAATTCTCAAGCCACTAGTGTGTTACTAAGTGCTTTGAGTGGCGATGAGTACAACAAAGTGATGGGAGTGAAGGTtaccaagcaaatttgggatactttgcataTTGCTCATGAAGGAGTTGACAAGGTGAGAAAGTCCAAGATTGATATGTTAATGGCAAGGCTCAACCGATTTGTGATATTAGATGGAGAGAGGAtgcaagagatgtttgataggttgatggcaATTGTTGGAAGAATTAGAGGCCTTGGCAAATATGAACTAAATGATCACaaggttgtcaagattatgttagaGGCATATTTACCAAGAAATGAGACCCTTGTGACATTGATTTGA